From bacterium BMS3Abin02, the proteins below share one genomic window:
- the nrgA gene encoding ammonium transporter NrgA, which translates to MKPVFKSWLHQRRLWVALVLLLIGLVPAGVARAADPTGASIIDLEGAPGIAAVVAVNYAWTLIAAFLVFFMQAGFALLEAGSTRMRNAGSVFMKNFIDFCMCGLAFWAFGFALMFGGSALVSGLGDGNAFVGFSGFFLSGEANDVGTAAFWFFQMVFAATAATIVSGAMAERTRLDAYMAYSFLISALIYPIYGHWVWGGGWLSTLPFGAGAKDFAGSGVVHAVGGIAALVGALMVGPRRGKFDSDGRPRSIPGHNMGYVVIGAMILFFGWFGFNPGSTLAATDLRISVIAVNTFLAGISGAIVAYYIRLVRTGKADIPVTVSGAIGGLVAITAPVAYVDPWAAVVIGGIAGALVIGVAGFLERRLHLDDPVWAVACHGGAGLWGLIAVGIFANGVYGGVSGLIVGDKSQIIAQLISVVAVVLWTAVTSAIVFGLIKVGIGLRVSEADEIIGIDATEFTQMGYVMDDIVGPS; encoded by the coding sequence ATGAAGCCCGTGTTCAAATCGTGGTTGCACCAGAGACGTTTGTGGGTCGCACTCGTTCTGTTGTTGATCGGGCTTGTCCCGGCCGGAGTTGCCCGTGCGGCCGATCCGACGGGAGCCTCGATCATCGACCTGGAGGGCGCCCCAGGGATTGCGGCGGTAGTCGCGGTCAACTACGCATGGACGCTGATCGCAGCCTTCCTCGTCTTCTTCATGCAGGCAGGTTTCGCGCTGCTGGAGGCGGGGTCGACACGGATGCGGAACGCCGGTTCGGTGTTCATGAAGAACTTCATCGACTTCTGCATGTGCGGTCTCGCATTCTGGGCGTTCGGTTTCGCTCTCATGTTCGGGGGCTCCGCGTTGGTGTCGGGGCTCGGTGACGGGAACGCGTTCGTCGGGTTCTCAGGGTTCTTCCTGAGTGGTGAGGCGAACGATGTCGGGACGGCGGCTTTCTGGTTCTTCCAGATGGTGTTCGCGGCGACCGCGGCCACCATCGTGTCCGGTGCGATGGCCGAGCGCACGAGGCTCGACGCGTACATGGCCTATAGCTTCCTCATCTCCGCGTTGATCTACCCGATCTACGGCCATTGGGTGTGGGGCGGAGGATGGCTCTCCACGTTGCCGTTCGGCGCTGGTGCGAAGGACTTCGCCGGATCAGGTGTCGTCCACGCCGTCGGTGGGATTGCCGCATTGGTCGGGGCGCTGATGGTGGGTCCAAGACGTGGCAAGTTCGATTCCGACGGGCGACCTCGGTCGATCCCGGGACACAACATGGGCTATGTCGTCATCGGGGCGATGATCCTGTTCTTTGGCTGGTTCGGTTTCAACCCCGGCAGCACCCTCGCGGCCACCGACCTCCGCATCTCGGTCATCGCGGTGAACACGTTCCTGGCGGGGATCAGTGGAGCGATCGTCGCCTACTACATTCGTCTGGTTCGGACGGGGAAGGCCGACATTCCGGTGACCGTCAGTGGAGCCATCGGAGGGCTCGTGGCGATCACTGCCCCGGTTGCCTACGTCGATCCATGGGCGGCAGTCGTCATCGGTGGGATCGCCGGCGCACTCGTGATCGGCGTTGCCGGGTTCCTGGAGCGGCGGCTGCATCTCGACGATCCCGTGTGGGCGGTCGCCTGCCACGGCGGTGCGGGCTTGTGGGGGCTCATCGCCGTCGGCATCTTCGCGAACGGTGTTTATGGCGGGGTCTCCGGGCTCATCGTCGGCGACAAGAGTCAGATCATCGCCCAGCTGATCAGCGTTGTGGCGGTAGTCCTCTGGACTGCCGTTACCTCCGCCATCGTCTTCGGTCTCATCAAGGTGGGGATCGGGCTCAGGGTCTCGGAAGCCGATGAGATCATCGGCATCGACGCCACCGAGTTCACCCAGATGGGCTACGTGATGGATGACATCGTGGGCCCATCGTGA
- a CDS encoding putative glycosyl hydrolase/MT2062, whose amino-acid sequence MARRDVSEQTIVIRAAEFDAVVFDMDGVVTDTTRAHTEAWKSVFDEFLTRHVGPGAKPFDASVDYLRYVDGKPRYDGVRSFLASREITIAEGSQSDPPHADTVHGLGNRKNAEFLSHIAEQGADAYASTLSLLDAFRQAGLRTGLITSSRNARIVLDAAGVHDVFDVIVDGEVAAQRGLAGKPSPAVFLAAVEDLGVDPERAVVVEDAISGVAAGHTGGFGLVIGVARHDNAAGLRAAGADVVVTDLAAVSVEA is encoded by the coding sequence ATGGCTAGACGAGACGTGAGCGAGCAGACGATCGTCATCCGGGCGGCCGAGTTCGATGCAGTCGTCTTCGACATGGACGGCGTGGTCACCGACACGACGAGAGCCCACACCGAAGCGTGGAAGAGCGTGTTCGACGAGTTCCTCACGCGGCATGTTGGACCCGGCGCCAAACCGTTCGACGCTTCGGTCGACTACCTCCGATACGTGGACGGCAAGCCTCGATACGACGGCGTTCGCAGTTTTCTTGCCTCGCGTGAGATCACGATCGCCGAAGGATCGCAATCGGACCCACCACATGCCGACACGGTGCACGGGCTCGGCAACCGGAAGAACGCCGAGTTTCTCTCCCACATCGCCGAACAAGGTGCCGATGCCTACGCGTCGACGCTGAGCCTCCTCGACGCGTTTCGCCAGGCGGGCCTCCGCACGGGACTCATCACATCCAGCCGAAACGCTCGCATCGTTCTTGACGCCGCAGGAGTTCACGACGTCTTCGATGTGATCGTCGACGGCGAGGTCGCCGCGCAACGAGGACTGGCGGGCAAGCCATCACCGGCAGTCTTCCTCGCTGCAGTCGAGGATCTCGGCGTGGATCCCGAGCGGGCAGTGGTCGTCGAGGATGCCATCTCCGGAGTCGCCGCCGGCCACACCGGTGGGTTCGGCCTTGTGATCGGCGTGGCTCGCCATGACAACGCGGCCGGGCTACGGGCTGCGGGAGCAGACGTCGTGGTCACCGACCTGGCGGCCGTGTCCGTCGAAGCTTGA
- the araQ_2 gene encoding L-arabinose transport system permease protein AraQ: MTATMARDKTTKASVKRFLGYAALVFFALVFILPFVLTIVTAFKTLPDIQQNPVQLWADPKYGWTLDGIRGLNTSNVRLPRWAFNSVVVTVSVVAGRLFFDSIAGFALAKMRFRGRQALFGFVIVVLAVPGVVLLIPKFLIMKELGILNTYAGLILPLMFDAFGVFLMKQFFEQLPNEMLEAAAIDGATTWQTFTKVALPLAAPALIALTILSTAGVWNDFMHPLIAVPGNPDLQTLPLGLANIRAAFGRAQPWNTILAGTILATIPIAIIFFIFQRYFVQGLAASGTKG; encoded by the coding sequence ATGACGGCCACGATGGCACGCGACAAGACCACGAAGGCATCCGTGAAACGTTTCTTGGGTTACGCGGCTCTCGTGTTCTTCGCTCTCGTGTTCATCCTGCCCTTCGTGCTCACCATCGTCACGGCGTTCAAGACGTTGCCGGACATTCAGCAGAATCCGGTCCAGCTGTGGGCCGATCCGAAATACGGCTGGACACTCGACGGGATCCGTGGGCTCAACACGAGCAACGTTCGATTGCCGAGATGGGCGTTCAACTCTGTCGTCGTCACCGTCTCGGTCGTTGCCGGCAGGCTGTTCTTCGACTCGATCGCCGGATTCGCATTGGCGAAGATGCGGTTCCGGGGCCGGCAGGCGCTTTTCGGCTTTGTGATCGTGGTTCTGGCCGTACCCGGTGTCGTACTGCTGATTCCGAAATTCCTCATCATGAAGGAGCTCGGGATACTCAACACGTATGCGGGCCTGATCCTGCCTCTGATGTTCGACGCGTTCGGCGTGTTCCTGATGAAGCAGTTCTTCGAGCAACTGCCGAACGAGATGCTCGAGGCGGCGGCCATCGATGGAGCGACGACATGGCAGACCTTCACCAAAGTGGCACTGCCCTTGGCTGCGCCGGCTCTCATCGCTCTGACCATCCTGTCGACGGCGGGCGTGTGGAACGACTTCATGCACCCGCTGATCGCCGTGCCGGGCAACCCGGACCTTCAGACGCTGCCGCTCGGGCTTGCGAACATCAGAGCCGCCTTTGGGCGGGCCCAGCCGTGGAATACGATCCTCGCCGGCACGATCCTCGCGACGATCCCGATCGCCATCATCTTCTTCATCTTCCAGCGGTATTTCGTACAGGGCCTCGCAGCCTCGGGCACCAAGGGATGA
- the lacF_2 gene encoding lactose transport system permease protein LacF, which translates to MAVKDEGSTETRRPRRGRSLLAGRRSRSRSASKSENLLGWIFTGPVVFGLILFVAVPIILTVWVSFRDWNGFVSPFDTPYIGFENYSKLLFEAGIRQTDFARSIRNNFYYVIGVVPMQTTIALVIAVILNKTALKGKGFFRTAYYFPSITSSIAVTLIFVFMFQTQGAINAVLPFGNINWLDNANGLIHNALGVIGVHQPPVWAASVEFMGLSLWEWFAGPSVAMFAIMMLVTWTTTGTMMLIFLAGLQSIPPSVEEAATVDGAGPFQMFWRVTIPMMRPTIYFVVMLGLIGTWQVFDQIFATNFGGPRKTTITPAFWIYFQSFRNSEAGLGAAIAILLFGIIMIFAFLQRCIIKSSGEL; encoded by the coding sequence ATGGCCGTCAAGGACGAAGGGTCGACCGAGACCCGCAGGCCGCGTCGAGGCCGTTCCCTGTTGGCCGGCAGGCGGTCCCGCTCACGGTCTGCTTCGAAGAGCGAGAACCTCCTCGGCTGGATCTTCACCGGACCTGTCGTGTTCGGTCTCATCTTGTTCGTGGCGGTCCCGATCATCCTCACGGTCTGGGTGAGCTTCCGTGACTGGAACGGCTTCGTTTCGCCGTTCGACACTCCCTACATCGGGTTCGAGAACTACAGCAAGCTGCTCTTCGAAGCCGGCATCCGCCAGACGGATTTCGCTCGGTCGATTCGCAACAACTTCTACTACGTGATCGGCGTCGTCCCAATGCAGACGACCATTGCACTCGTCATCGCCGTCATCCTCAACAAGACCGCCCTGAAGGGGAAGGGCTTCTTCCGAACCGCGTACTACTTTCCCTCCATCACGAGTTCCATCGCGGTGACGTTGATCTTCGTCTTCATGTTCCAAACGCAAGGAGCGATCAATGCCGTCCTGCCATTCGGCAACATCAACTGGCTCGACAACGCAAACGGACTGATCCACAACGCTCTCGGCGTGATCGGAGTGCATCAGCCACCCGTGTGGGCCGCCAGTGTCGAATTCATGGGGCTCAGCCTTTGGGAGTGGTTCGCCGGCCCCAGCGTGGCGATGTTCGCCATCATGATGCTCGTCACCTGGACCACCACCGGCACGATGATGCTCATCTTCCTCGCAGGGCTTCAGAGCATCCCGCCATCGGTCGAAGAAGCCGCGACGGTTGACGGTGCCGGTCCATTTCAGATGTTCTGGCGAGTAACCATCCCGATGATGCGCCCGACGATCTACTTCGTGGTCATGCTGGGCCTCATCGGCACCTGGCAGGTGTTCGATCAGATATTCGCCACCAACTTCGGAGGCCCTCGAAAGACCACCATCACGCCGGCCTTCTGGATCTACTTCCAGTCCTTCCGCAATTCCGAGGCCGGACTGGGCGCGGCGATCGCGATCCTTCTGTTCGGGATCATCATGATTTTCGCCTTCCTGCAGCGGTGCATCATCAAGTCGAGCGGGGAGTTGTGA
- the malE gene encoding maltose-binding periplasmic protein precursor, with amino-acid sequence MKRSKWIMFLLVLALTAAACSSTSGSEATTTTATGSGASSTTQATTTTAAGSGASSTTEATPKPSLEGVDLTLWGWSSSDAENSALSDLVAQFSADTGANAEFQAQAEFDVALQAALASGAPPDVFYVDSFKLPDLADAGVLAPVPDGALSDPDDIYPSLRNAFTFNGTWYCPPKDFSTLALVYDPDVLAAAGVDVPTTWDELEAAAATLTTGDVAAIAAGDAQAGLTMGVEYPRWGVFLFQAGVALTDDAVTKITLDNDAARTALQFVADQYAAGSFIKPQAVDAGWAGEAFGQGKAAMTIEGNWIVGYLQDAFPDKNFAVAELPAGPAGMGTFAFTVCYGVAEGAKNPDASWAFVEYLTNAKGSLAWTNAFNVMPARKSVSADWIASHPDLNAFVAGSAYAHRWGFVPGFNDVVGVFNENAEGIVDGSASVDDLITKVTQAGEDVLH; translated from the coding sequence ATGAAACGATCCAAATGGATCATGTTCCTGCTCGTCTTGGCCCTGACAGCCGCGGCGTGCAGCAGCACTAGCGGAAGCGAGGCGACGACCACGACTGCCACCGGGTCTGGAGCTTCTTCGACTACGCAGGCGACGACGACGACTGCCGCCGGGTCTGGAGCTTCTTCGACTACGGAGGCAACGCCGAAACCTTCCCTCGAGGGTGTTGATCTCACCCTATGGGGATGGTCATCGTCTGATGCGGAGAACTCCGCGCTGTCGGACCTCGTCGCCCAGTTCTCGGCTGACACCGGAGCGAACGCCGAGTTCCAGGCGCAGGCGGAGTTCGATGTCGCACTTCAGGCAGCGTTGGCCTCGGGCGCTCCACCCGATGTCTTCTACGTGGACAGCTTCAAGCTGCCGGACCTTGCCGATGCCGGTGTGTTGGCTCCTGTGCCGGATGGAGCGTTGAGCGATCCGGACGACATCTACCCGTCGTTGCGTAACGCATTCACGTTCAACGGTACGTGGTATTGCCCACCGAAGGACTTCTCGACCCTCGCCCTCGTGTACGACCCTGACGTGCTGGCAGCAGCCGGTGTCGACGTGCCGACCACGTGGGACGAACTCGAGGCTGCGGCAGCCACACTCACCACCGGTGACGTCGCAGCGATAGCCGCCGGCGATGCGCAGGCCGGACTCACCATGGGGGTCGAGTACCCGCGCTGGGGCGTGTTCTTGTTCCAGGCCGGAGTGGCTCTCACCGACGACGCCGTGACGAAGATCACACTGGACAACGATGCGGCGCGCACTGCGCTCCAGTTCGTCGCCGACCAGTATGCCGCCGGGTCCTTCATCAAGCCCCAGGCCGTCGATGCCGGATGGGCCGGTGAGGCCTTTGGGCAAGGCAAGGCAGCCATGACGATCGAGGGCAACTGGATCGTCGGATACCTGCAAGACGCCTTCCCGGACAAGAACTTCGCCGTTGCGGAGCTCCCTGCCGGCCCTGCGGGAATGGGCACGTTCGCATTCACAGTTTGTTACGGTGTTGCCGAAGGTGCCAAGAACCCCGATGCCTCGTGGGCGTTCGTCGAATACTTGACCAATGCAAAGGGATCGCTTGCATGGACGAATGCGTTCAACGTGATGCCGGCCCGCAAGTCGGTGTCCGCCGACTGGATCGCTTCGCATCCCGACCTGAATGCGTTCGTTGCCGGTTCCGCGTACGCACATCGCTGGGGCTTCGTTCCCGGCTTCAATGACGTGGTCGGCGTGTTCAACGAGAATGCAGAGGGAATCGTTGACGGGAGCGCTTCTGTCGACGACCTCATCACCAAGGTCACGCAGGCAGGGGAGGACGTTCTCCACTGA